The stretch of DNA GGCGAAGGCCGGGAGCGGACTTTCTTAGCATCGAAGGGCTTGCCCTCTACTTGCCAGGTGTTCGTATCGCGCCCGGGAACGTTGAGGTGGGCGGTGTTTGGTGGTGCCCGAGCACCCGGCAACCCACCCGGCAAGAAGTCAATAGCGTGGTGAATGGCTGGGGTTACTTTAATGCCTCATACAGCTACTTTGGGCGCGTCGATCGTTGGCGACCAGGACAAGCGACCCGGGCTGATGATTTGACTGCCAAGGAACTGCAGAGTGATCGGTTATTGATGAGCGACGCGTTGGTTTGGTGGGACTTCGGAAAACTCTGGACTTACAATCATGGGCGGAAACCAGGAATCGTTCAGGACCCTGGACCGCCTGGAATCACCGGACTGAATCAGCTTTATGGCGATTGCCGGGTAACCTGGAAGGCGGCAAACCGATTTGATCTTCCGGCGCTGTCTGCACGAAGAGTAACGAATGGGATAGTGCGATCGACCTTAGGCGGCCTTACTTTTTATTAATTGCTTTGATCCATTACGATCTGATGGTGCTCCATCATGCCTGGTGATTTTGTGCAGAGCGAAACAACCAGACGAAAATCCGTGCTGTGTGCGAACACTGTTCAAGTACTCAACGTCTTTCAACCGGTGAAGGCGAAGCCTGAACGTTCCGGGTCGCTGCAAGAAAAACGCTGCCTCGATTCCTCGTCGCGCTTCGGCAAGCACGCTTCTTGACGG from Verrucomicrobiota bacterium encodes:
- a CDS encoding type II secretion system protein, which encodes MISKAARFSRREMAFTLIELLVVIAIIALLASMLLPALAKAKERGKRTKCVSNLRQFGIAHTLYVDDNRGTPLETCEVDQSGPSRIPPIVLAWRRPGADFLSIEGLALYLPGVRIAPGNVEVGGVWWCPSTRQPTRQEVNSVVNGWGYFNASYSYFGRVDRWRPGQATRADDLTAKELQSDRLLMSDALVWWDFGKLWTYNHGRKPGIVQDPGPPGITGLNQLYGDCRVTWKAANRFDLPALSARRVTNGIVRSTLGGLTFY